Genomic segment of Phormidium ambiguum IAM M-71:
CAGCAATAGATATTGAATTAGCGGCTGAGTCAACTAAAGGTGAAGATACTGGTGCATCTGTACAAGATTCAGCTTTACAACAAGTACGGGCTTCGATGGTATCGGAAAGTAGCGATCGCTCCGAAGAATTGTTGCGCGAAAATTTAATTACCGAGTTGATTCAATATTTGGAAGCGCAAGAACAGCCGGAATGCGTAAAGTATTTGATCTTAAAATTGCAAGATTTATCAGCCCCGGAAATTGATGAAATTCTCGGCTTGTCTGCTCGTCAACGCGATTATTTACAACAACGTTTTAAATATTATGTAGAAAAATTTGCCCGATCGCATCATTGGCAGTTAGTACATCAATGGTTAGGCGCAGATTTGGATCAAAAGTTGGGGATGTCCTCTGTACAATGGGAACTGTTTTGGGAGAAACTGTCACCTCAACAGCAACAACTACTGCAATTAAAGCGTAACCAAGCTAACGATCAAGCGATCGCCACCGCCTTAAAATGCACCCAAAAACAAGTCCAAAAACGCTGGGCAGAACTTTTAGAACTAGCTTGGCACAATCGTAACAAGCAATAGGGGAAGGGGAAAAGGGGTATTTTTACCTGCTCATCTCCCCTGCTCCCCTGCCCCCCTGCCCCCCTGCTCCCCTGCTCCCCTGCTCCCCATCCCCCCTCCCCCATCCCCCCTGACTTCATCCGGGTAAATTTGCTAACTTAGTCTTAACAGTTAGTTACTTTTTTTAGCACTCAGCTTAGCGCTAACTGCCCTAGTTCTATGACAGCAATTTGCAACCCTCTGGGAAACCAGTTTTTAAATTCAGCCCAACTACTAGCGGCGCAAGATGTGGTAGCACTCAAAGAAGTCTTCCAAAGCATCAATGCCGAGAGTTGTCCACTGCAATTTAATTTTCATCTCCACACCAAATGTTCTGATGGGAAATTGGCACCCTGGTATTTAGTGGAACAAGCGATCGCTATTGGTTTGAAAGGATTTGCTATCACAGATCATCACAGTGTCAACGGTTTCTATCAAGCCCTTAGCTGGTTAGAAGAGTGGAAGCATTCTCACCCAGAAGAATCTGTACCTCGTCTATGGACTGGGGTAGAAATTACGGCAAAACTACTGGGAACTGAAGTACATATTTTGGGTTATGCCTTTAACCCAAGACATCCATCAATGCTGACTTATTTGTTAGGTATAAGTCCGATCGATGAAGAAGCTAAAGCAGCTAATGTGATTACAGCTATTCATCAAGCTGGTGGTTTGGCAGTACTGGCACACCCAGCGCGATATCGCAAAACTGCTACTGCTTTAATTCCCGAAGCAGTATCTT
This window contains:
- a CDS encoding PHP domain-containing protein, producing MTAICNPLGNQFLNSAQLLAAQDVVALKEVFQSINAESCPLQFNFHLHTKCSDGKLAPWYLVEQAIAIGLKGFAITDHHSVNGFYQALSWLEEWKHSHPEESVPRLWTGVEITAKLLGTEVHILGYAFNPRHPSMLTYLLGISPIDEEAKAANVITAIHQAGGLAVLAHPARYRKTATALIPEAVSLGIDGVETYYAYDNPNPWRTSPEKTKQVKQLSTKYNLLNTCGTDTHGQNLLLRL